One region of Olleya sp. Hel_I_94 genomic DNA includes:
- a CDS encoding YHYH protein encodes MKQTLSFLLVLVFLISCKSNQEKKEQQEPNGQRPSSAELISELDSNNDGKLSESEVNGPIANDFKNIDSNNDGFLTLDELNKAEKNQEGRPPRQSNENKDLSNQIDTSVKVMPVNTDYFISENIIDGIQQQMIELNGVETLCYVIKTNSQATEHKMGPWCPTHIEDGMEKAGIWFKDDKVYDVSGHFIAKLDEFYSDDKWQLYREDGTIRVTDTEEGCLAAAKPEVEEAYHNYCVECLPEYFKDQVTTFILPVKPVYLKTTQSFGRGGIGVAFNGVKYDPPAPTHAILAAHTIAPLDDHGGHVNPHGGYHYHAVTGSTKEIAQTNAHAPIIGYAIDGFGIYGLLDKNGNKPTNLDECGGHFDDERGYHYHAGEPGGNQIIKCLHGLPGYTEVQE; translated from the coding sequence ATGAAACAGACTTTATCATTTCTACTGGTTTTAGTATTCTTAATTTCATGTAAATCAAATCAAGAAAAAAAAGAGCAACAAGAACCTAATGGACAAAGACCGTCTTCGGCAGAATTAATATCAGAATTAGACAGTAATAACGATGGTAAATTATCCGAGAGTGAGGTTAATGGACCAATTGCCAATGATTTTAAAAATATAGACAGTAATAATGATGGTTTTTTGACTTTAGACGAACTTAATAAAGCAGAAAAAAATCAAGAGGGTAGACCACCACGACAATCAAATGAAAACAAGGATTTATCAAACCAGATTGATACTTCTGTGAAGGTAATGCCTGTAAATACAGATTACTTTATTTCAGAAAATATTATTGACGGAATCCAACAACAAATGATCGAATTAAATGGAGTTGAAACCTTGTGTTACGTTATTAAAACAAATTCGCAAGCAACAGAACATAAAATGGGTCCTTGGTGTCCAACACATATCGAGGATGGCATGGAAAAAGCAGGAATCTGGTTTAAAGATGATAAAGTATATGATGTTTCAGGTCATTTTATAGCCAAACTTGATGAGTTTTATAGTGACGATAAATGGCAGCTGTACAGAGAAGATGGAACAATCAGGGTTACAGACACAGAAGAAGGTTGTTTGGCTGCTGCTAAACCAGAAGTTGAGGAAGCCTACCATAATTATTGTGTGGAATGTTTACCAGAATATTTTAAAGATCAAGTAACCACTTTTATACTTCCTGTAAAACCTGTATATCTAAAAACCACTCAAAGTTTTGGAAGAGGCGGAATTGGAGTTGCTTTTAACGGAGTTAAATATGATCCACCAGCACCAACGCACGCTATATTGGCAGCTCATACAATTGCACCTTTAGACGATCATGGAGGACACGTAAATCCACATGGAGGATACCATTATCACGCAGTAACAGGTTCGACAAAAGAAATCGCTCAAACCAATGCACATGCGCCAATTATTGGTTATGCGATTGATGGATTTGGAATTTATGGATTGTTAGACAAAAATGGAAATAAACCTACCAATTTAGACGAATGTGGTGGACATTTTGATGATGAAAGAGGATACCATTATCACGCTGGCGAACCTGGAGGAAATCAAATTATAAAATGTTTACACGGACTACCAGGCTATACAGAAGTACAAGAGTAG
- a CDS encoding FAD/NAD(P)-binding protein, with translation MSTPKTTTIAIIGCGPRGLSALENIMIALSNTNLKTLPKIVVFEKSAQLGCGSIYNLDQPDTNWLNISERALTIAKRPVIQIENAKIEGFMSYHDWTGKSQDAIYSNKHEVFPKRSEVGKYLKARYTSIAQTLQKLDVLTVFNSEVTEVKNNNQSFTITVDNGNNYNADEVVLTIGHQETKTSKQLKDWINYAQNNNTVNLFLKAYPIKHLLSIDYKNIAHTVGLRGFGLATIDVIRAITKANGGCFEVIDTNTHKMNYHPGKSTLKLIPFSLDGLPMACKPLNSKIDALFTPSDAKILSFKSELLQIKEDVNYNNGNTFLIKAMATIVANQYLKLGNHAYQHNFSVTALKTITEAYLKDENFKHELLLSQDNAPEVIIQAYVDMATAKQPISLDYCLGQVWRHCQPTLYAMMSHSALQEDVINKVIALDERIKRYAFGPPIESLQQILALTYQGTLDLNFVNNPEINLTDNGWQLQKHNQEITVDTMINAVLDSPKIEKVISPIVTNLLNDNLIQAIHSKLGVDTKQNGLVVSKNKKQTLNLAVLGRLAKGSVVGVDAILECFGPRIKDWADGLVKRLNTDHPA, from the coding sequence ATGAGTACACCAAAAACTACAACAATTGCTATCATTGGATGTGGACCAAGAGGTCTTTCAGCATTAGAAAATATAATGATTGCATTATCAAATACTAATTTAAAAACACTTCCAAAAATTGTTGTTTTTGAGAAATCCGCTCAACTAGGTTGTGGTTCTATTTATAATTTAGATCAACCAGATACTAACTGGTTAAATATTTCGGAACGCGCTTTAACTATCGCTAAAAGACCTGTAATACAAATTGAAAACGCTAAAATTGAGGGCTTTATGTCTTACCATGATTGGACAGGTAAAAGCCAAGATGCTATTTATAGTAATAAACATGAAGTGTTTCCTAAACGTTCTGAGGTTGGTAAGTATTTAAAAGCTCGCTACACTAGTATTGCTCAAACGTTACAAAAACTTGATGTACTGACCGTTTTTAATTCTGAAGTTACAGAAGTAAAAAACAACAATCAATCCTTTACAATTACTGTTGACAATGGTAACAATTATAATGCAGATGAGGTAGTACTGACTATTGGACATCAGGAAACCAAAACATCCAAACAATTAAAAGATTGGATAAATTATGCTCAAAATAATAACACAGTTAATTTGTTTTTAAAAGCGTATCCTATAAAACACTTACTATCTATAGATTATAAAAACATAGCTCATACAGTTGGACTTAGAGGTTTTGGACTAGCTACCATAGATGTTATTAGGGCTATAACTAAAGCAAATGGTGGTTGTTTTGAAGTTATTGATACCAACACACACAAAATGAATTATCATCCAGGAAAAAGCACTTTAAAACTTATACCTTTTTCATTGGATGGTTTACCTATGGCTTGTAAACCTTTAAACTCTAAAATTGATGCGTTATTTACACCAAGTGATGCTAAAATTTTAAGTTTTAAGTCAGAATTATTACAAATTAAAGAGGATGTAAATTACAATAATGGCAACACCTTTTTAATTAAAGCTATGGCGACTATAGTTGCCAATCAATACTTAAAATTAGGAAATCACGCTTACCAACATAATTTTTCTGTTACAGCATTAAAAACAATAACAGAAGCCTATCTAAAAGACGAAAATTTTAAACACGAGCTATTACTATCTCAAGATAATGCACCAGAAGTTATTATTCAAGCTTATGTAGATATGGCTACTGCAAAACAGCCAATAAGTTTAGATTATTGCTTAGGTCAAGTTTGGCGTCATTGCCAGCCAACATTATACGCAATGATGTCTCACTCAGCTTTACAAGAGGATGTAATAAACAAAGTTATCGCGCTTGATGAGCGTATAAAACGGTACGCTTTTGGACCACCTATTGAAAGTTTACAACAGATATTAGCTTTAACTTATCAAGGTACATTAGATTTAAATTTTGTCAACAATCCAGAAATTAATTTAACAGATAATGGCTGGCAGTTACAAAAACATAACCAAGAAATTACAGTAGACACCATGATTAACGCTGTTTTAGACAGTCCAAAAATCGAAAAAGTAATTTCGCCAATTGTAACCAATTTATTAAATGATAATTTAATACAAGCCATACACAGTAAACTTGGTGTAGACACAAAACAAAATGGATTAGTAGTCTCTAAAAATAAAAAACAAACACTTAATCTAGCAGTTTTAGGTAGGCTAGCAAAAGGAAGCGTTGTTGGTGTTGATGCTATTTTAGAATGCTTTGGACCCAGAATTAAAGATTGGGCAGACGGTTTAGTAAAAAGATTAAATACAGACCATCCAGCTTAA
- a CDS encoding serine hydrolase domain-containing protein → MNQSKYLVILIVFCIIPKIGCAQNLETKIDKLYKVEANEPGFSIAVFKKDQILFQKQYGTTNLDYNIPISSKTVFDIASISKQFTAAAILLLEEEGKLNIKEPAYKYIDKLPRYKKGNPTIEQLLNQTSGIKEADPYFGVIDLWFNDYIDQQQMINIITKVSDLRFKPGEYFYYSNANYILLASIIEKASGETYSNYLQKNIFNPLNMDNTSIKDNIYKSIKNRAIGYIEDDGQYYKTHFHAVKFVGDGQILTNPDDMHKWHLNLRNATIGSPELWKKMHTKATLNNGKKINFGLGVEFETYNGHEAVGFDGMSAGGFVSKYLYFPTLEIAFFTTQNKFEDEFRDTFFDFVDLYVTPNLKNETLDETYNFITLSNKQLKQYEGHYLYYYNDDDKKANSIQVKNDKLIAYTLDGDKIAELKPIGNNEFIFLMGNSKALVKFNLEKRNTYFTYNEFNNDKPWVFNQFKPYAHSEKELSQFEGEYYNTDFQIAKKICLDNGSLYLYYKNGAYKTELTSISKNLLEISISPIAFERNEKNEITSFTLMGIQFEKL, encoded by the coding sequence ATGAATCAAAGTAAATATTTAGTAATTTTAATAGTTTTTTGTATAATTCCAAAAATAGGTTGCGCTCAAAATTTAGAAACCAAAATTGATAAATTATATAAAGTAGAAGCAAATGAACCTGGATTTTCGATTGCAGTCTTTAAAAAGGACCAAATTTTGTTTCAAAAACAATATGGAACAACAAATTTAGATTACAATATTCCTATTTCCAGCAAAACGGTTTTTGATATAGCTTCTATTTCTAAGCAATTTACAGCAGCAGCTATTTTATTACTTGAGGAAGAAGGTAAATTAAATATAAAAGAGCCAGCGTATAAGTATATAGATAAACTTCCGCGTTATAAAAAGGGAAATCCTACCATAGAACAATTACTAAACCAAACTAGTGGAATTAAAGAAGCTGATCCTTATTTTGGAGTTATTGATTTGTGGTTTAACGACTATATTGATCAGCAGCAAATGATTAACATTATTACTAAAGTTAGTGACCTTCGTTTTAAACCTGGAGAGTATTTTTATTATTCCAATGCCAATTATATACTACTAGCATCTATTATAGAAAAAGCTTCTGGCGAAACGTATAGTAATTATCTACAAAAAAACATTTTCAATCCACTTAATATGGATAATACATCTATTAAGGACAATATTTATAAGTCCATAAAAAATAGAGCAATTGGGTATATAGAAGACGATGGTCAGTATTATAAAACACATTTTCATGCTGTAAAATTTGTTGGAGATGGACAGATTTTAACAAACCCTGATGATATGCACAAATGGCACCTTAATTTAAGAAATGCTACAATTGGTTCGCCAGAATTATGGAAAAAAATGCACACAAAAGCCACATTAAATAATGGAAAAAAAATAAATTTTGGTTTAGGTGTAGAGTTTGAAACCTATAATGGACATGAAGCTGTTGGATTTGATGGAATGAGTGCTGGTGGCTTTGTCTCTAAATATCTTTATTTTCCAACCTTAGAAATCGCATTTTTTACTACTCAAAATAAATTTGAAGACGAGTTTAGAGATACTTTTTTTGATTTTGTAGACTTATATGTAACTCCAAATCTTAAAAACGAAACTTTAGACGAAACATATAATTTTATAACACTTTCAAATAAACAATTAAAGCAATATGAAGGACACTATTTATATTACTATAATGATGACGATAAGAAAGCAAATTCAATTCAAGTAAAAAACGATAAACTTATAGCATATACATTAGATGGAGATAAAATTGCAGAGCTAAAACCTATTGGTAATAATGAATTTATATTTTTAATGGGTAACAGTAAAGCGCTTGTTAAGTTTAATTTAGAAAAGAGAAATACCTATTTTACTTATAATGAATTTAATAATGACAAGCCTTGGGTATTTAACCAATTTAAGCCTTATGCGCATTCTGAAAAAGAATTAAGTCAATTTGAAGGAGAATACTACAATACAGACTTTCAAATAGCAAAAAAAATTTGTTTAGATAATGGGTCGTTATATTTATATTATAAAAATGGAGCATACAAAACAGAATTGACATCAATTTCTAAAAACCTATTGGAAATATCTATTAGTCCAATAGCATTTGAAAGAAATGAAAAAAACGAAATTACCAGTTTTACATTAATGGGAATCCAATTTGAAAAGCTATAA
- a CDS encoding ATP-grasp domain-containing protein, whose protein sequence is MRIIYCDSVLDNKIIEPDYEEEKKSAVNCGFNFSLISFEELTDGNIATALRFIKEPENKELGIYRGWMLTPNQYRNLYDGLLKKNIELINSPAEYQHCHYLPDSYEKIKSKTPKSNWTTELNTDTIIELVSNFGESPIIVKDFVKSEKHNWDEACFIPNASDSEKVKSVVDKFLELRGNSLNEGLVFRQFEELEFLTEHSKSGMPLTKEFRIFFANKRIVKVFNYWDEGEYGEVKPELDDFIEIAQNIDSKLFTMDVAKKKNGDWIIMELGDGQVAGLPDNADRNEFYNNLKENAL, encoded by the coding sequence ATGAGAATAATATATTGTGATAGTGTATTGGATAATAAGATAATCGAACCTGATTATGAAGAAGAAAAAAAATCTGCGGTTAATTGTGGATTTAACTTTTCATTAATCAGCTTTGAAGAATTGACGGATGGAAATATCGCAACAGCTTTAAGGTTTATAAAAGAACCTGAAAATAAAGAATTGGGAATTTATCGAGGCTGGATGCTTACTCCAAATCAATACCGAAATTTATATGACGGACTTTTAAAAAAGAACATTGAGTTGATAAACTCTCCTGCTGAATATCAGCATTGTCATTATTTACCCGATTCATACGAAAAAATAAAGTCTAAAACTCCAAAATCAAATTGGACTACGGAATTGAATACTGATACTATAATAGAATTGGTAAGCAACTTTGGAGAGAGTCCAATAATAGTAAAAGACTTCGTGAAATCTGAGAAACATAATTGGGATGAGGCTTGCTTTATTCCAAATGCATCTGATTCTGAAAAAGTAAAATCTGTAGTGGATAAGTTCCTTGAATTAAGAGGTAATTCATTAAACGAAGGACTAGTATTTCGACAATTTGAAGAACTTGAATTTCTGACCGAACACTCGAAAAGTGGAATGCCTTTAACTAAAGAGTTTCGAATCTTTTTTGCGAATAAGAGAATAGTAAAAGTGTTTAATTATTGGGATGAAGGAGAATATGGAGAAGTGAAACCTGAACTTGACGATTTTATAGAAATAGCACAAAATATTGATAGTAAATTATTTACTATGGATGTTGCTAAAAAGAAAAATGGAGACTGGATTATTATGGAACTCGGAGATGGACAAGTCGCTGGATTACCTGATAATGCAGATAGAAATGAATTTTATAATAACCTAAAAGAAAACGCACTATAA
- a CDS encoding TIGR03571 family LLM class oxidoreductase: protein MNPFDKLYKPGKMTLGIEFPLDNDWSTEGNRKRLEDNRPFGVPDISNHLALAQQIDEAGFAALWMRDVPIYDPNFGDGAQLFDTLPYLGYLSAATKNILLGTAAIVLPLQQPIKLAKAAATIENLSDGRLLLGLGLGDRPVEFPMYNINYSKRPEIFRQNLDIIKEAWKTNSNLKSKYDFLTSGIEVYPKPKKDIPLVVAGHSGQSINWIAKNAQAWFNYPRPVSETLKNRKYWCNALYDEDQAAKPYISAIHLNLDPNDNAAFKPQRFGGTVGINHLTEYLKSYENVGVNHMAINLRKSETPVSEAIAKIEAIVLPEFDTI, encoded by the coding sequence ATGAATCCATTTGATAAACTATACAAACCAGGTAAAATGACACTTGGTATAGAGTTTCCTTTAGATAACGATTGGTCAACAGAAGGAAACCGCAAACGTTTGGAAGACAATAGACCTTTTGGAGTACCCGATATTTCTAACCATTTAGCATTAGCACAACAAATTGATGAAGCAGGTTTTGCTGCTTTATGGATGCGAGATGTTCCTATATATGACCCTAATTTTGGTGATGGAGCTCAATTGTTTGATACGCTTCCATATTTAGGCTATTTATCTGCAGCTACCAAAAACATTTTGTTGGGTACAGCTGCCATAGTATTGCCATTACAACAACCTATAAAATTAGCGAAAGCTGCTGCTACCATTGAAAATTTAAGTGATGGCAGACTTTTGTTAGGCTTGGGTTTAGGAGACAGACCAGTGGAGTTCCCAATGTATAATATTAACTATAGCAAAAGACCTGAAATCTTTAGACAAAATCTTGATATCATCAAAGAAGCTTGGAAAACAAATAGCAATTTAAAATCTAAGTACGATTTTTTAACTAGTGGAATAGAAGTGTATCCTAAACCGAAAAAAGACATTCCACTTGTAGTAGCTGGTCATTCCGGACAAAGTATTAATTGGATTGCCAAAAACGCACAAGCTTGGTTTAATTACCCAAGACCTGTTTCCGAAACTTTAAAGAACAGAAAATACTGGTGTAATGCTTTATATGATGAAGACCAAGCAGCAAAACCTTATATCTCTGCTATACATTTAAACTTAGATCCAAATGATAATGCTGCTTTTAAACCACAGCGTTTTGGAGGTACGGTAGGCATCAACCATCTTACCGAATACTTGAAGTCCTATGAAAATGTAGGAGTCAACCATATGGCAATAAACCTTAGAAAGTCTGAAACTCCCGTAAGTGAGGCTATTGCAAAAATTGAAGCAATTGTTTTACCAGAGTTTGATACTATCTAG
- a CDS encoding aldo/keto reductase, with protein sequence MTALKFRNNDEMPILGLGTFRSEPNEVYNAVLSAIKIGYRHIDCAAAYGNEKEVGNAIAEAIKQGLVTREDLWVTSKLWNASHGEENVIPALHQTLEDLQLDYLDLYLIHWPVVLKKGTEMPEKASDFIPLSEVPLTNTWKGMEAALEQGLAKHIGVSNFNENQLKEILATAVHQPEMNQVEMHPFLQQKELKALCSHFDMHITAYAPLGSLVDENSKLRLLENGTIKNIANVRHMSPAQVALAYTMQRGIAVIPKSINEARLLQNLETLNHTLTEEDMALLKDLDKAHRFIDGKFWEVDNGPYTADSIWNT encoded by the coding sequence ATGACTGCATTAAAATTTAGAAATAACGACGAAATGCCAATTTTAGGTTTAGGAACGTTTCGTTCTGAACCAAATGAAGTGTACAATGCTGTACTTTCGGCTATTAAAATAGGATATAGACATATAGATTGTGCTGCAGCTTACGGAAACGAAAAAGAAGTAGGTAATGCCATTGCTGAAGCAATTAAACAAGGTTTGGTTACGCGTGAAGATTTATGGGTGACTTCCAAATTATGGAATGCTTCTCACGGTGAAGAGAATGTGATTCCTGCGCTGCATCAAACTTTAGAAGATTTACAACTAGATTATCTAGACCTGTATCTTATCCACTGGCCAGTAGTTTTAAAAAAAGGAACCGAAATGCCAGAAAAAGCATCTGATTTTATTCCATTATCAGAAGTGCCATTAACTAATACTTGGAAAGGGATGGAAGCTGCTTTAGAGCAAGGACTTGCAAAACATATTGGCGTGAGTAATTTCAATGAAAATCAGCTTAAAGAAATACTAGCGACTGCAGTGCATCAACCAGAGATGAATCAAGTAGAAATGCATCCGTTTTTACAGCAGAAAGAATTAAAAGCATTATGCTCGCATTTTGATATGCATATAACAGCATATGCACCATTAGGTTCGCTTGTAGATGAAAATTCCAAACTACGTTTGTTGGAAAATGGCACAATAAAAAACATTGCCAACGTAAGACATATGTCGCCTGCACAAGTCGCATTGGCATATACGATGCAACGAGGCATTGCAGTAATTCCTAAATCTATTAATGAAGCGAGATTGCTTCAAAATTTAGAGACGTTAAACCATACGCTTACCGAAGAAGATATGGCGTTGTTGAAAGATTTAGACAAAGCACACCGTTTTATAGATGGTAAATTTTGGGAAGTTGACAACGGACCATACACCGCAGATAGTATCTGGAATACTTAA
- a CDS encoding MFS transporter translates to METSTIHRDTTVAKKKSLPAALWALTISTFAIGTTEFVIVGLLSTVANDLGTSLTSAGLLVSLYAIGVAIGAPILTALTGKIPRKQLLMGIMLLFIIGNGLAAISPSFELLLLSRVVTGFAHGVFFSIGSTIAASLVPKDKRATAISIMFAGLTVAIVTGVPLGTYIGQNFGWRATFIGVALLGLVGAIASLALVPKNIKQSAPLRLIDQLKVIKNPSILLVLAITAFGYGGTFVTFTYLTPLLEEVTGFSSNMTSVFLLIYGIAIAIGNIIGGKVSNNKPGKALLVMFALQAIVLFVLYFTASSQIFAIVTLFFMGILAFSNVPALQLYVVKMAEKYLPGTEDVASALNIAAFNVGIAIGAYVGGMVVESSLGIEATPWVGGILVIVGFLLTLVLFKKEKI, encoded by the coding sequence ATGGAAACATCAACAATACATAGAGATACTACGGTAGCCAAAAAGAAGAGTCTACCAGCAGCATTATGGGCATTGACCATAAGTACATTTGCCATAGGAACAACGGAATTTGTAATTGTAGGTTTATTATCTACCGTTGCAAACGACCTAGGTACATCATTAACATCAGCAGGATTACTAGTAAGTCTGTACGCCATTGGTGTTGCTATTGGTGCACCCATTTTAACTGCCTTAACAGGTAAAATTCCAAGGAAACAATTACTAATGGGTATTATGTTGCTTTTCATCATTGGTAACGGTTTAGCAGCTATTTCACCAAGTTTTGAGTTGTTGCTTTTATCAAGAGTTGTAACAGGTTTTGCACACGGTGTATTCTTTTCTATCGGGTCTACCATTGCAGCTAGTTTGGTGCCAAAAGATAAAAGAGCAACAGCCATTTCTATAATGTTTGCAGGTCTAACGGTAGCCATTGTAACTGGTGTACCTTTAGGAACATACATTGGTCAGAATTTTGGATGGAGAGCTACTTTTATTGGTGTTGCCCTTTTAGGATTAGTAGGTGCAATAGCTAGTTTGGCTTTGGTTCCTAAAAACATCAAACAATCGGCTCCATTACGACTTATAGACCAATTAAAAGTAATTAAGAATCCGTCTATTTTATTGGTATTAGCCATTACCGCATTTGGTTATGGTGGTACGTTTGTCACTTTTACCTACTTAACTCCGCTGTTAGAAGAAGTGACTGGTTTCTCTTCAAATATGACTAGTGTATTCCTTTTAATTTATGGTATTGCCATCGCGATTGGGAATATCATTGGTGGTAAAGTCTCTAACAACAAACCAGGAAAAGCATTATTAGTAATGTTTGCTTTACAAGCCATCGTATTGTTTGTGTTATACTTCACCGCTTCTAGTCAGATTTTTGCCATCGTAACCTTGTTTTTTATGGGAATATTAGCGTTTTCAAACGTACCAGCATTACAATTATACGTGGTGAAGATGGCTGAAAAATACTTACCAGGAACCGAAGATGTAGCATCAGCCTTAAACATTGCAGCTTTTAACGTTGGTATTGCTATTGGCGCTTATGTAGGCGGAATGGTTGTAGAATCGAGCTTAGGTATTGAAGCGACCCCTTGGGTAGGTGGTATTCTAGTAATTGTGGGATTCTTGTTGACCCTAGTTTTATTTAAAAAAGAAAAAATATAA
- a CDS encoding cyclase family protein: MKTIVNTLKTIALAATLFTALTTNAQKVPTSPYGADDEIGALNLLNEETVLDAVKLVKKGKVYRLGMVVNAETAAFRHRYFHIETLQPETAAAGSNKFTYVDDQLIGWTGVGSQINGLAHYGRDNVHYNGHKVEDFLTVSGVKKLGLEKLPPIVTRGIVLDMRSYYNQDIVKEGTVFTVEDIEKVAKKQGIEIRKGDVVLFYTGWTKLMGKDDKRYLAGGPGIGTEAAHYLGKKGIVAAGADNWSFEAVPHENSALSFPVNQMMATEYGVQVLENILVDELVEDKAWEFLFVLGHPLYEGSTQVQINPVAIK, translated from the coding sequence ATGAAAACAATAGTAAATACATTAAAAACAATTGCCTTAGCAGCTACACTTTTTACTGCTTTAACTACAAACGCACAAAAAGTACCAACGTCACCTTATGGTGCAGACGATGAAATTGGTGCACTTAACCTTTTGAATGAAGAAACGGTTTTAGATGCCGTAAAATTGGTGAAGAAAGGAAAAGTATACCGCTTAGGAATGGTGGTAAATGCAGAAACCGCAGCTTTCCGTCATAGATACTTTCACATTGAAACGTTACAACCAGAAACTGCTGCTGCAGGTTCTAATAAATTCACCTACGTAGATGACCAATTAATTGGTTGGACAGGTGTTGGGTCTCAAATAAACGGATTGGCACATTATGGTAGAGACAATGTGCATTATAACGGTCATAAAGTAGAAGATTTTTTAACCGTATCTGGTGTGAAAAAATTAGGGCTAGAAAAATTACCTCCAATTGTAACTAGAGGTATTGTTTTAGATATGCGCTCATACTACAATCAAGATATTGTAAAAGAAGGTACTGTTTTTACAGTAGAAGACATTGAAAAAGTAGCCAAAAAACAAGGGATTGAAATCCGTAAAGGTGATGTGGTTTTATTTTATACAGGATGGACCAAATTAATGGGGAAAGACGATAAACGTTACCTAGCTGGTGGACCTGGAATTGGTACTGAAGCTGCGCATTATTTAGGTAAAAAAGGAATTGTTGCAGCAGGTGCAGACAACTGGTCTTTTGAAGCAGTGCCACACGAAAATAGCGCACTTTCTTTCCCTGTAAATCAAATGATGGCAACTGAATATGGTGTTCAGGTATTAGAAAACATTCTTGTAGATGAGTTGGTTGAGGATAAAGCTTGGGAATTCCTTTTTGTATTAGGTCATCCTTTATATGAAGGCTCTACGCAAGTACAAATAAACCCTGTTGCCATTAAATAA
- a CDS encoding L-dopachrome tautomerase-related protein produces MKTITIIKTALFAFVMNFTLLAQAQLETIATFPEARPGNITVSNDGRIFVTMSALSASKYMVKEILPNGEAIPFGDKEWIVKPKNGSIKGINSTIGIQADTNGILWVLDMGNVKQNQAPKLVGFDLVTGNVTKVFPIPNTVLSSKPFLQDFVIDVNNNTAVIADMTDALNPPIAPAFVVINLETGYIRRVLEGNASFLPADEPVKIHGRLVSHKRKDGTTIQPRYPLNPISIDDENNYIYYGAMGNTKIYRIPSAVLADESKQDSDLNKYIEFYANKPKSDGFKVGANGKVYVTDVENSAIVESTPAGMKTIAQSKKDLSWPDGVAIHGNYLYIVANQLHNLPLLNEGKDASKPPYLVLKMKLQD; encoded by the coding sequence ATGAAAACTATAACAATTATAAAAACAGCCTTGTTTGCATTTGTAATGAATTTTACACTATTAGCACAAGCACAATTAGAAACCATAGCTACTTTTCCTGAGGCAAGACCTGGGAATATTACAGTCTCTAACGATGGAAGAATATTTGTAACAATGAGTGCCTTAAGCGCTTCAAAATATATGGTGAAAGAAATTTTGCCTAATGGAGAAGCCATTCCGTTTGGAGATAAAGAATGGATTGTAAAACCAAAAAACGGAAGTATAAAAGGTATCAATTCAACCATTGGAATTCAAGCCGATACAAATGGAATCCTCTGGGTATTAGATATGGGTAATGTAAAGCAAAATCAGGCTCCAAAATTAGTTGGTTTTGATTTAGTTACCGGTAACGTCACAAAGGTGTTTCCTATTCCGAATACGGTGTTGTCATCAAAACCTTTTTTACAAGATTTTGTGATTGATGTTAATAACAATACTGCTGTAATTGCAGATATGACCGATGCTTTAAATCCACCAATTGCACCTGCTTTTGTAGTGATAAACTTAGAAACAGGTTATATAAGACGAGTTCTAGAAGGGAATGCTTCATTTTTGCCTGCTGATGAGCCAGTGAAAATTCACGGTAGATTAGTATCCCACAAAAGAAAAGATGGTACTACCATTCAGCCAAGATATCCTTTAAACCCAATTTCTATAGATGACGAAAACAATTACATCTACTATGGCGCAATGGGAAATACCAAAATTTATCGCATTCCGTCTGCCGTATTAGCGGATGAAAGTAAGCAAGATAGCGACCTTAATAAGTACATCGAGTTTTATGCCAACAAACCAAAATCTGACGGATTTAAAGTGGGTGCAAACGGTAAAGTGTATGTCACCGATGTTGAAAATTCAGCCATTGTAGAAAGTACGCCTGCTGGAATGAAAACCATTGCACAGTCTAAAAAAGACCTGTCTTGGCCCGATGGTGTTGCCATACACGGAAACTACTTGTATATCGTAGCTAATCAGCTTCATAATCTGCCTTTGTTAAATGAAGGAAAAGATGCTAGTAAACCACCTTACTTGGTTTTAAAAATGAAGCTTCAAGATTAA